From Vigna radiata var. radiata cultivar VC1973A unplaced genomic scaffold, Vradiata_ver6 scaffold_215, whole genome shotgun sequence, the proteins below share one genomic window:
- the LOC106778174 gene encoding uncharacterized protein LOC106778174, whose amino-acid sequence MMKSPSQATFEECQFYDYGFDLQQDFCQFLEEAKQHGKEAKLKSSSVYPEESRKAGSEKEKKGKKSWKSSLTSWWKSDSKSKHGEKTTKNSKPMGGSGKRHAHSSGPMYKSCKSSDGKHWRPSSGPLVSLFKPTKREENEIPYISLQQQNNSPLADQNYGPLYVVT is encoded by the exons ATGATGAAATCTCCATCACAAGCAACATTTGAAGAGTGTCAATTTTATGACTATGGATTTGATCTGCAACAAGACTTTTGCCAG TTCTTGGAGGAAGCAAAGCAACATGGAAAGGAAGCAAAACTAAAGAGTTCATCGGTGTACCCAGAGGAATCTAGAAAAGCAGGATcggagaaagagaaaaaggggaagaaatCATGGAAAAGTTCTCTGACTTCATGGTGGAAATCTGATAGTAAAAGCAAGCATGGTGAAAAAACCACTAAGAATTCTAAACCAATGGGTGGTTCTGGTAAAAGGCATGCTCATTCTTCTGGTCCAATGTATAAGTCCTGCAAAAGTTCTGATGGAAAACACTGGCGTCCTTCATCTGGTCCTCTTGTAAGCCTTTTCAAACCCACAAAGAGAGAGGAAAATGAGATACCCTATATTTCtctccaacaacaaaataatagcCCTCTTGCTGATCAGAACTATGGACCCCTCTATGTGGTCACTTGA